GGACGACGACCGTCATGTACGAGGGGACACCGGACTATCCCGACCGGGATCGGCTCTGGGAGATCGTCGACCGGAACGCCGTGGACGTCTTCTACACGGCCCCGACGGCCATTCGCGCGTTCATGAAGTGGGGCTCGGATTACCCCGCACGACACGACCTGTCCTCGCTGCGCCTGCTCGGCACCGTCGGGGAGCCGATCAGTCCCCGGCCCTGGAAGTGGTATCGCGAACACATCGGCGGCGGCGAGTGTCCAGTCGTGGACACCTGGTGGCAGACCGAAACCGGCGCGGTCACGATTTCGACGCTGCCGGGAATCGACGACATGAAACCGGGCTCCGCCGGCCCGCCGCTACCCGGAATCGATGCGCGCATCGTCGACGAGGCGGGCGAGGACGTCGATCCAGGCGAGACCGGCTACCTCACGATCGGTCGCCCGTGGCCGGGGATGGCCCGAACGCTCTACGACAACGACGAGCGGTTCGTCGCGGAGTACTGGCAGCGGTTCTCCGAGCCCGCCGAGGACGAGTGGCGCTACTTCAGCGGGGATACCGCCCGGATCGACGACGACGGCTACATCACCGTCCTCGGCCGGATCGACGACGTAATCACCGTCTCCGGCCACCGCCTCGGGACGATGGAGGTCGAACACGCGATCGCCGACGTGGACGGGGTCGCCGAAGCCGCCGTCGTCGGCCGCTCGAGCGAAACCGGTGACACCGAGATCTACGCGTACGTGAGCACCGAGAGCGGCTACGATTCCGACGCCGAGATTCGGCGGGCGATCCTCGACAACATCGAGTCCGCGATCGGCCCGATCGCCCGACCTGCCGCAGTGATATTCACACCGGAGCTCCCCAAGACCCGCTCGGGGAAGATCATGCGCCGACTGCTCGAGGACGTCGCCAACGGCGAAGAGCTGGGGGACACGAGTGCGCTCCGAAACCCGGAGATCGTCGGCGAGATCCAGGCCGAGATCGGGACGGACGGCGACCGAGACGAGCCCGGCCGATGAGGGTTCGCTGATTCAATTCACGCGAAATCGTTTATTTTCCTCGACCCGTAGTAGAATCGTGCTGTCGAGACAGATACCGCCGAGAGGCGATACAATTATGTTCGCGTCTCTAGAAAGTGCGAACCAGAACTGATGAGCCTCGAGGGGACTGGGAGGGCGGTGCTCACACGTCGGGAGTACGAATCGCTGCTCGACGCGGCCGAAACCTACCGCGAGGCGCTGGTGATCCGACTCTGTGGGGACGTCGGGCTTCGGCCGGCCGAGTTACCGCGGCTCACGATCGACGACATCGAGCAGGTGCGGATCGATCCGCCGCGGTACCTGATGCGGGTCCCGACCGACGACGACCGGGGAACCCGCACCGCGTACCTGCCGACCCGCGTCGAGCGCGAACTCCGGCGGTACGCCCGCAGCAACGACCTCTCGACCGACGACCGGATATTTACCGTCACGCCACGCCGGCTCCAGATGCTGGTTTCGGACGTCGCCACTCGTGCGAGCGATCTGTTCGACGAACCCGAGCTCGCCGACG
This portion of the Natrinema salinisoli genome encodes:
- the acs gene encoding acetate--CoA ligase, translated to MVDRNGWDRDASESTGPTYTPPESFVEQANVADPGIHDEFEAEWPDCWERAAALLSWEEAYDTVLEDEDAPFYRWFANGRLNASYNCLDRHLESGRKNHAAIRWEGKQGERRTYTYRDLYVEVNEFAAALRDRGVEEDDVVTIYLPMIPELPIAMLACARIGAPHSVVFAGLSADALATRMDAAESEYLVTCDGYYRRGDAFNQKSKADNARIDLEQDVRTVVVDRLGDDLPHVLGENEWDYHALREEFAGETVEPVSRDAEDMLFLMYTSGTTGEPKGVVHSTGGYLAHVAWTSHAVLDVKPEDTYWCAADIGWITGHSYIVYGPLALGTTTVMYEGTPDYPDRDRLWEIVDRNAVDVFYTAPTAIRAFMKWGSDYPARHDLSSLRLLGTVGEPISPRPWKWYREHIGGGECPVVDTWWQTETGAVTISTLPGIDDMKPGSAGPPLPGIDARIVDEAGEDVDPGETGYLTIGRPWPGMARTLYDNDERFVAEYWQRFSEPAEDEWRYFSGDTARIDDDGYITVLGRIDDVITVSGHRLGTMEVEHAIADVDGVAEAAVVGRSSETGDTEIYAYVSTESGYDSDAEIRRAILDNIESAIGPIARPAAVIFTPELPKTRSGKIMRRLLEDVANGEELGDTSALRNPEIVGEIQAEIGTDGDRDEPGR